Proteins encoded by one window of Aliidongia dinghuensis:
- a CDS encoding DJ-1/PfpI family protein — MTEPTFRIGFLLFPGMTQLDMTGPYEVLSRLPGSAIHLVWKEAGPVASDRGLAIVATDSFVTCPPLDLICVPGGPGINELLTDAPVLDFIRHQAWGARYITSVCTGALVLGAAGLLYGKRATTHWMSHDLLAAFGAVPVKARVVTDGRLITGGGVTAGIDFALTILAELGGRELAQAVELGLEYDPQPPFGTGSPERAGPELEARMRALSDRIQGLRAEQVRRAAAALAPA; from the coding sequence ATGACAGAGCCAACGTTCCGGATCGGCTTCCTCTTGTTCCCCGGCATGACCCAGCTCGACATGACCGGACCCTACGAGGTCCTGTCCCGCCTGCCGGGTTCTGCGATCCATCTTGTCTGGAAGGAGGCGGGTCCGGTTGCATCCGACCGCGGTCTCGCGATCGTGGCGACTGACAGCTTCGTCACGTGCCCGCCGCTCGACCTCATCTGCGTGCCCGGCGGCCCGGGCATCAACGAACTCCTGACCGACGCGCCGGTGCTGGACTTCATCCGCCACCAGGCTTGGGGTGCCCGCTACATCACCTCGGTGTGCACCGGCGCGCTGGTGCTGGGCGCTGCCGGCCTGCTCTACGGCAAACGGGCGACGACCCATTGGATGTCGCACGACCTGCTGGCGGCGTTCGGCGCCGTCCCGGTCAAGGCCCGGGTCGTGACCGACGGCCGGCTCATCACCGGCGGCGGCGTCACCGCCGGCATCGATTTCGCCCTCACGATCCTGGCCGAACTGGGTGGGCGCGAGCTCGCCCAGGCCGTCGAGCTCGGGCTCGAATACGATCCACAGCCGCCGTTCGGCACCGGCTCACCCGAGCGCGCCGGGCCTGAGCTTGAGGCGCGGATGCGCGCGCTGTCGGACCGGATCCAGGGGCTCCGCGCGGAACAGGTGCGCCGGGCCGCCGCCGCGCTCGCGCCCGCCTGA
- a CDS encoding response regulator, with product MIFRSRAIELDHAETETRNLARSLAEHADDAVRAANSVLVDMVERVEADGTGAAALERLHRHLAAEQAETPGLGGLFLYSDTGDWLASSSPTVPVGRNNAEREYFQYHRDHADLGLHVGTPVVGKTNQDWVIPVSRRFNHPDGSFGGVVLATLSTAYFQEYYGTLKVGATGAIRLFHKNGTLLVEQPFKSAEIGRDLSNNLLFRTYLPAAPFGSFGHESMLDELQRITGYYSAERYPLVAVVSFGRDEILSAWWRYAQVETAGLIAVIVVICVIGWRLGSQIRRRQEAERLFRTMFDHSPDNLVVLAIAWDGTLRVEACNKVDSGFLGIDAATVGQLVDDIVPPSRAAVIREQVASAAARRQPLKFEIDEEDAADGRRDWEVVVLPIADGTGRVARAKIRARDITDRRRGAALLEQQHRLLSAVLDNMPDGVGLVDEEPQLVAWNQQCFDLLGLDADEILEAPDRLGRLIGALAEARFYGPGRADELTEARRQSVRAGVPVQSRHQLSSGRWIERRGVPTANGGYLTLIRDITEAVAREEEIEGARFSLEAQATELIEAREAADAANRAKSEFLANMSHEIRTPMNGILGMNALLLDTSLTPEQRKFAEAVRYSADALLDLINDILDVSKLEAGQVELETIEFALHDVVEKTIELMVPRAMEKGIELACWIDPAARRSFHGDPSRLRQVLLNLVSNAVKFTQRGHVLVEVTAEPLPRDPARDPASGVEAARSRIRFTVEDTGIGLNAEAKAKLFQKFQQADGSIARRFGGTGLGLNISKRLIDLMDGRIGAEDRPGGGSRFWVEVPLRHADPRVPVPPPELAGRRILVVDGFEPRRQICGRWLSEAHAFVTEAAGASAAREAIRTAAQPFDAILADEAVGEPDQTMLQTLVGESDGAQLVLLTGLGRKAPPEAAAAAAKPPTRRSVMEALQQALAIDVSEVTRLIAAARQGRILVADDNFINRQIAETILTDAGFAVDTVTDGGAALEAIESRAYDLVLMDLQMPGLDGLQAARQIRASGGGMARVPIIAMSASMLTGAREACLAAGMDDFVTKPFDPEQFIGTIDRWL from the coding sequence ATGATCTTCCGGTCACGGGCGATCGAACTCGACCATGCCGAGACCGAGACGCGGAATCTTGCCCGCTCGCTTGCCGAGCATGCCGACGATGCGGTGCGCGCGGCAAACTCCGTGCTGGTCGACATGGTCGAGCGGGTCGAGGCGGACGGCACCGGTGCCGCCGCGCTCGAACGGCTGCATCGGCATCTGGCGGCGGAGCAGGCCGAAACGCCCGGGCTGGGCGGCCTGTTCCTCTATAGCGATACCGGCGACTGGCTCGCGTCTTCTTCGCCCACGGTGCCCGTGGGCCGCAACAACGCCGAGCGCGAATATTTTCAATATCACCGGGACCATGCGGACCTCGGCCTGCACGTCGGTACGCCCGTCGTCGGCAAGACAAACCAGGATTGGGTCATCCCGGTCTCGCGCCGCTTCAATCATCCCGACGGCAGCTTCGGCGGCGTGGTGCTCGCGACCCTGTCGACCGCCTATTTCCAGGAATATTACGGCACGCTCAAAGTCGGTGCCACGGGCGCCATTCGGCTGTTCCACAAGAACGGCACGCTCCTCGTCGAGCAGCCGTTCAAGTCGGCGGAGATCGGCCGCGATCTCTCGAACAACCTGCTGTTTCGAACCTATTTGCCGGCAGCACCCTTCGGCAGCTTCGGCCATGAGTCGATGCTGGACGAGTTGCAGCGGATCACCGGCTATTACAGCGCCGAGCGCTATCCGCTGGTCGCAGTCGTCTCGTTCGGCCGCGACGAGATCCTCAGCGCCTGGTGGCGTTATGCCCAGGTCGAGACCGCCGGCCTCATCGCCGTCATCGTCGTGATCTGCGTGATCGGCTGGCGGCTCGGTTCGCAGATCCGGCGGCGGCAGGAGGCAGAACGGCTGTTCCGCACGATGTTCGACCATTCGCCCGACAATCTCGTCGTGCTGGCGATCGCCTGGGACGGCACGCTGCGGGTCGAGGCCTGCAACAAGGTCGACAGCGGTTTCCTCGGTATCGACGCCGCCACCGTGGGGCAACTCGTCGACGACATCGTGCCGCCGTCGCGCGCGGCCGTGATCCGCGAACAGGTGGCTTCGGCGGCAGCACGCCGCCAGCCGCTCAAGTTCGAGATCGACGAAGAGGATGCGGCCGACGGCCGGCGCGACTGGGAGGTCGTCGTCTTGCCGATCGCCGACGGGACCGGCCGGGTCGCGCGCGCCAAGATACGTGCGCGCGACATTACGGACCGCCGCCGCGGTGCGGCCCTGCTTGAGCAGCAGCATCGGCTGCTGAGTGCTGTGCTCGACAACATGCCGGACGGTGTCGGGCTCGTGGACGAGGAGCCGCAGCTCGTCGCCTGGAATCAGCAATGCTTCGACCTTCTGGGGCTGGATGCGGACGAGATCCTGGAGGCACCGGACCGGCTGGGCCGGCTGATCGGTGCGCTCGCCGAGGCCCGGTTCTATGGCCCAGGACGGGCGGACGAGCTGACCGAGGCCCGTCGCCAGTCGGTCCGTGCCGGTGTGCCGGTCCAGAGCCGCCATCAGCTGTCGTCGGGACGCTGGATCGAGCGGCGCGGCGTGCCGACGGCGAACGGCGGCTATCTGACGCTCATTCGCGACATCACCGAGGCGGTCGCCCGGGAGGAGGAGATCGAGGGCGCGCGCTTCAGCCTGGAGGCGCAGGCAACGGAGCTCATAGAGGCGCGCGAGGCGGCCGACGCGGCGAACCGGGCGAAGAGCGAATTCCTCGCGAATATGAGCCACGAGATCCGCACGCCGATGAACGGCATCCTCGGCATGAACGCGCTGCTGCTCGACACCAGCCTCACACCCGAGCAGCGCAAGTTCGCCGAAGCGGTGCGTTACTCGGCCGACGCGCTCCTCGATCTCATCAACGACATTCTCGACGTCTCGAAGCTCGAAGCGGGGCAGGTCGAGCTCGAGACCATCGAGTTCGCACTCCACGACGTGGTGGAAAAGACGATCGAGCTCATGGTGCCGCGGGCGATGGAGAAGGGCATCGAGCTCGCCTGCTGGATCGATCCGGCGGCCCGCCGGTCGTTCCACGGCGACCCGTCGCGTCTCAGGCAGGTGCTGCTGAACCTGGTCTCCAACGCGGTGAAGTTCACCCAGCGCGGCCATGTGCTGGTCGAGGTGACGGCCGAGCCGCTGCCGCGCGATCCGGCACGCGATCCGGCGTCGGGCGTCGAGGCGGCGCGCAGCCGGATCCGGTTCACCGTCGAGGATACCGGGATCGGGCTCAACGCCGAGGCCAAGGCCAAGCTGTTTCAGAAATTCCAGCAGGCCGACGGCTCGATCGCGCGCCGGTTCGGCGGTACCGGTCTTGGACTCAACATCTCGAAACGCCTCATAGACCTGATGGACGGCCGCATCGGCGCCGAGGACCGGCCGGGCGGCGGCAGCCGCTTCTGGGTCGAGGTACCGTTGCGCCATGCCGACCCGCGCGTGCCGGTGCCGCCGCCTGAGCTTGCCGGCCGGCGCATCCTGGTCGTCGACGGGTTCGAGCCCCGGCGGCAGATCTGCGGCCGCTGGCTCAGCGAGGCCCACGCCTTCGTGACTGAAGCCGCTGGTGCCTCCGCGGCGCGCGAGGCGATCCGCACGGCCGCCCAGCCGTTCGACGCGATCCTGGCGGACGAGGCGGTCGGCGAGCCCGACCAAACGATGTTGCAGACGCTGGTCGGGGAATCCGACGGTGCGCAACTAGTGCTGCTGACCGGGCTTGGCCGCAAGGCGCCACCGGAAGCGGCCGCCGCGGCGGCAAAGCCGCCGACCCGCCGATCGGTGATGGAGGCGCTGCAGCAGGCACTCGCAATCGACGTCTCCGAAGTGACACGGCTCATCGCCGCCGCGCGGCAGGGCCGCATCCTGGTGGCCGACGACAATTTCATCAACCGGCAGATCGCCGAGACGATCCTGACAGACGCCGGCTTCGCGGTCGACACGGTGACCGACGGCGGTGCCGCACTCGAGGCGATCGAGAGCCGTGCTTACGATCTCGTGCTCATGGACCTGCAGATGCCGGGACTGGACGGCCTGCAGGCGGCGAGGCAGATCCGCGCTTCGGGCGGCGGCATGGCGCGGGTCCCGATCATCGCCATGTCGGCCTCCATGCTGACCGGCGCGCGCGAGGCGTGCCTTGCGGCGGGCATGGATGATTTCGTGACCAAGCCGTTCGACCCGGAGCAGTTCATCGGCACGATCGACCGTTGGCTTTAG
- a CDS encoding cupin domain-containing protein, which translates to MSEPMDWLSRLLELVPVRGRLDLRCFYGAPWRIEQGPAATGEIPYHVVLGGSAMLEDPAGGRPTRLAAGDILLLPQAPRHVLHDGSGAPPVPAQKSERAHVTIHENAGTGDRLDMLCGHFMLSPPYDRLLRDHLPAQLVVRAADHSAATAPPGTGAQLAGLVSLMRLESAVEKLGGRAMLNALSTALFALTLRLASEAEAAPTGLLALAGHPRLAPALTALFQEPGHPWSLPELARLCHMSRATFARHFQESLGRSASELLTDIRMTLAANELRKPGLSIGAIAETVGYQSEAAFQRVFKQRMGMTAARWRREVQSATET; encoded by the coding sequence ATGTCGGAACCGATGGATTGGCTGAGCCGCCTGCTGGAGCTGGTACCCGTGCGCGGCCGGCTCGACCTGCGCTGCTTCTACGGCGCGCCCTGGCGCATCGAGCAGGGGCCGGCGGCGACAGGCGAGATCCCGTATCACGTCGTGCTTGGCGGCTCGGCCATGCTCGAGGATCCGGCCGGCGGCCGGCCGACACGTCTCGCGGCCGGCGACATCCTGCTCTTGCCCCAGGCGCCCCGGCACGTGCTGCACGACGGCAGCGGCGCCCCGCCGGTGCCGGCGCAGAAGTCCGAGCGTGCCCATGTGACGATCCACGAGAACGCCGGCACGGGCGACCGGCTCGACATGCTGTGCGGCCATTTCATGCTGAGCCCGCCGTACGATCGCCTGCTGCGGGACCATCTGCCGGCCCAGCTGGTGGTGCGCGCAGCCGACCATAGCGCCGCGACTGCGCCGCCCGGCACCGGCGCCCAGCTCGCGGGTCTGGTCTCGCTCATGCGCCTGGAATCGGCGGTCGAAAAACTGGGCGGCCGCGCCATGCTGAATGCACTGTCGACCGCCTTGTTCGCGCTGACCCTGCGGCTCGCAAGCGAGGCCGAAGCGGCGCCGACCGGGCTCCTGGCGCTCGCCGGTCATCCGCGCCTGGCGCCCGCGCTGACGGCGCTGTTTCAGGAGCCGGGCCACCCCTGGTCGCTGCCGGAGCTCGCCCGCCTCTGCCACATGTCGCGCGCGACCTTCGCGCGGCATTTCCAGGAGAGCCTCGGCCGCTCGGCAAGCGAGCTCCTGACCGACATTCGCATGACGCTCGCCGCCAACGAGCTGCGCAAGCCGGGCTTGTCGATCGGCGCCATCGCGGAAACGGTGGGATATCAGTCGGAGGCTGCGTTCCAGCGCGTCTTCAAGCAGCGCATGGGCATGACGGCGGCGCGTTGGCGCCGGGAGGTGCAATCCGCGACCGAGACGTGA
- a CDS encoding nuclear transport factor 2 family protein — protein sequence MTASAKGSAAGVWKAFASRDPDIIRSVLTEDATWIAPQHNATQVALGLATDLLETREGIVSFLIEHFRRLFPQGLTSDFTRVIAEGDIVVFEQRLTGPTINGRDYDNRYCWIFEMDGARVRRIHEYMDTFRGYRLIFGDETPRSLVD from the coding sequence ATGACGGCATCAGCCAAGGGATCGGCAGCCGGCGTGTGGAAGGCCTTCGCTTCCCGTGATCCCGACATCATCCGGTCGGTGCTGACCGAAGACGCCACCTGGATCGCGCCCCAGCACAACGCGACGCAGGTTGCGTTGGGGCTGGCGACCGATTTGCTCGAAACGCGCGAAGGCATCGTCTCCTTTCTCATCGAGCATTTCCGCCGGCTCTTTCCGCAGGGCCTTACGTCCGACTTCACGCGGGTGATCGCCGAAGGCGACATCGTCGTTTTCGAGCAGCGGCTGACGGGACCAACCATCAATGGGCGCGACTATGACAATCGCTATTGCTGGATCTTCGAAATGGACGGCGCGCGTGTGCGCCGGATTCATGAATACATGGACACGTTCCGCGGCTACCGACTGATCTTCGGCGATGAAACGCCGCGTTCGCTCGTCGACTAG
- the gmd gene encoding GDP-mannose 4,6-dehydratase gives MKRALITGITGQDGSYLAELLLGKGYEVHGLLRRASSFNTDRIDHLYHDPHVPGPKLTLHYGDVTDGTVLRRVLEKVQPDEVYNLAAQSHVRVSFDVPEYTADVVATGALRLLEAVRDHMVGGGKTVRVYQAGSSEMFGAAHPPQSEATAFYPRSPYAVSKVAAHWYGINYREAYGMFVSNGILFNHESPRRGETFVTRKITRAVGRIKEGLQDKLFLGNMDAKRDWGFAGDYVEAMWLMLQHHTPDDFVVATGESYSVRQFVELAFGQLGLDWQKHVELDPRYLRPTEVDALHGDPSKAIRELGWKRKVSFQQLVEMMVKSDHELARRERVLVDAGHLSAAHGAHR, from the coding sequence TTGAAACGTGCCCTGATCACCGGCATCACCGGTCAGGATGGATCGTATCTGGCGGAGCTTCTGCTGGGTAAAGGGTACGAAGTGCACGGGTTGCTCCGCCGGGCCAGTTCGTTCAACACGGATCGGATCGATCATCTCTATCACGACCCGCATGTGCCGGGACCGAAGCTCACCCTGCACTACGGCGATGTGACCGATGGCACCGTGCTGCGCCGGGTGCTGGAGAAGGTCCAGCCCGACGAGGTCTATAACCTGGCGGCCCAGAGCCACGTGCGCGTGTCGTTCGACGTGCCGGAATATACCGCCGACGTGGTTGCGACCGGCGCGCTCCGGCTGCTCGAGGCGGTGCGCGACCATATGGTGGGCGGCGGCAAGACGGTGCGTGTCTACCAAGCCGGCTCATCCGAGATGTTCGGTGCCGCCCATCCGCCGCAGAGCGAGGCGACGGCGTTCTATCCGCGTAGCCCCTATGCGGTCAGCAAGGTCGCGGCCCACTGGTACGGCATCAACTATCGCGAAGCCTACGGCATGTTCGTGTCGAACGGCATCCTGTTCAACCACGAGAGCCCGCGCCGCGGCGAGACCTTCGTCACGCGCAAGATCACCCGCGCGGTCGGGCGCATCAAGGAAGGGCTGCAGGACAAGCTGTTCCTCGGCAACATGGACGCCAAGCGCGACTGGGGCTTCGCCGGCGATTACGTCGAGGCGATGTGGCTCATGCTGCAGCACCACACGCCCGATGATTTCGTCGTGGCGACGGGCGAGAGCTATTCGGTGCGCCAGTTCGTCGAGCTCGCGTTCGGCCAGCTCGGTCTCGACTGGCAGAAGCACGTCGAGCTCGACCCGCGCTATCTCCGGCCGACCGAGGTCGACGCGCTGCACGGCGATCCGTCGAAGGCGATCCGCGAGCTCGGCTGGAAGCGCAAGGTCTCGTTCCAGCAGCTGGTCGAGATGATGGTCAAGTCCGACCATGAGCTCGCCAGGCGCGAGCGTGTGCTGGTCGATGCCGGCCATCTGTCGGCGGCGCACGGTGCGCACCGGTAA
- a CDS encoding GlxA family transcriptional regulator, giving the protein MSRKVAVLAVPDGQLLDITGPFQCFASANEPAWNGAEPPYEPVVVSLAGGPLRTSSGLVIETRPLAELDGEEVDTLIVAGGIGTRRAMHDEAVIQAIRHWAARVRRLASVCTGAYLLAAAGLLDGKRVATHWWAADGLQRRFPQIRVEPEPIFIHDGGIWTSAGVTAGIDLSLALIQEDLGHDRAMAIARALVVFLKRPGDQAQFSAALEAQVSSDQDFTGLHAWVREHLAEDIKVERLARRVGMSERTFARAYAAKAGRTPARMVEALRLEAARRALETTDRPVKQVARECGFGDEERMRRAFQRRLGVCPLDYRMRFAAE; this is encoded by the coding sequence ATGTCCCGCAAAGTTGCCGTGCTTGCCGTCCCGGACGGCCAGCTGCTTGACATCACCGGACCGTTCCAATGTTTCGCGAGTGCCAACGAGCCGGCATGGAATGGGGCCGAGCCGCCCTATGAGCCGGTCGTGGTCTCGCTGGCCGGTGGACCGTTGCGCACGTCGAGCGGTCTTGTGATCGAGACGCGCCCGCTCGCCGAGCTCGATGGCGAGGAGGTCGATACGCTGATCGTCGCCGGCGGCATCGGCACGCGCCGGGCGATGCATGACGAGGCCGTGATCCAGGCGATCCGCCATTGGGCGGCTCGGGTGCGCCGTCTCGCCTCGGTCTGCACCGGGGCCTATCTGCTCGCCGCGGCCGGGCTGCTCGACGGCAAGCGCGTTGCGACCCACTGGTGGGCGGCGGACGGCCTGCAGCGCCGCTTTCCGCAGATCCGGGTCGAGCCCGAGCCTATCTTCATCCATGACGGCGGCATCTGGACCTCGGCCGGCGTCACCGCCGGCATCGACCTGTCCCTGGCGCTAATCCAGGAAGATCTGGGCCATGACCGGGCGATGGCGATCGCCCGCGCGCTCGTTGTGTTCCTGAAACGGCCGGGCGACCAGGCTCAGTTCAGCGCGGCGCTCGAGGCGCAGGTCTCGTCCGACCAGGATTTCACCGGCTTGCACGCCTGGGTGCGCGAGCATCTGGCCGAGGACATCAAGGTCGAACGGCTGGCCCGGCGGGTCGGCATGTCGGAACGCACTTTCGCCCGCGCCTATGCCGCCAAGGCCGGCCGCACGCCGGCGCGCATGGTCGAGGCACTGCGCCTCGAGGCCGCGCGCCGGGCGCTCGAGACGACCGACCGGCCAGTGAAGCAGGTGGCTCGCGAATGCGGCTTCGGCGACGAGGAACGGATGCGGCGCGCGTTCCAGCGGCGCCTCGGCGTCTGCCCGCTCGACTACCGCATGCGTTTCGCCGCCGAGTGA
- a CDS encoding carboxymuconolactone decarboxylase family protein yields MSRIHTPALETATGASAEVYAQLKKAIGSVPNTFAAIGAHGPVALKAVLAADGVLASGSLSRQDQETVKLIVSEVTGCDYCVAAHTMLGKLTGLKPEVLKQLRAGGPTGDAKRDALARFVRTLTRTSGTISDAEFQAIKAAGYTDAQLVDISLAIALTIFTNVFNRINDTDVDFPAVA; encoded by the coding sequence ATGTCCCGTATCCATACCCCCGCCCTCGAGACCGCGACCGGCGCCAGCGCCGAAGTCTATGCCCAGCTGAAGAAGGCGATCGGCAGCGTGCCGAACACGTTTGCCGCGATCGGTGCCCATGGCCCGGTCGCCTTGAAGGCGGTGCTCGCCGCCGACGGCGTGCTCGCCTCGGGCAGCCTGAGCCGGCAGGACCAGGAGACGGTCAAGCTGATCGTGAGCGAGGTCACCGGCTGCGACTATTGCGTCGCCGCGCACACCATGCTCGGCAAGCTCACCGGCCTTAAGCCCGAAGTGCTGAAGCAGCTGCGTGCCGGCGGGCCGACCGGCGACGCCAAGCGCGACGCGCTTGCCCGCTTCGTCCGCACGCTCACCCGCACCAGCGGCACGATCAGCGATGCCGAGTTCCAGGCGATCAAGGCCGCCGGCTACACCGACGCGCAGCTGGTCGACATCAGCCTCGCCATCGCGCTGACCATCTTCACCAACGTCTTCAACCGCATCAACGACACCGACGTCGACTTTCCGGCCGTCGCCTGA
- a CDS encoding YkgB family protein: MNSLIKATARSALATGDLDYHLMRAAMVLIFALFGYQKWFDYEAQVLIPFISNGPFIFWLEPAFGVHGASYFLGVSEWLFGALLLAGFWSRPLGILGAIGSTGTFVMTVTIIPFIPNGWAAVGFPAMAINNAFLLKDVVLLAASLYLLKRDVVRLAAEAA; this comes from the coding sequence ATGAACTCGCTCATCAAGGCCACGGCCCGCTCCGCTCTCGCCACGGGCGACCTCGACTATCACCTGATGCGCGCCGCGATGGTGCTCATCTTCGCGCTGTTCGGCTATCAGAAGTGGTTCGACTACGAGGCGCAGGTGCTGATCCCGTTCATCAGCAACGGCCCGTTCATCTTCTGGCTCGAGCCCGCCTTTGGCGTCCATGGCGCGAGTTATTTCCTCGGCGTCTCGGAGTGGCTGTTCGGCGCCTTGCTCCTGGCCGGCTTCTGGAGCCGCCCGCTCGGCATCCTCGGCGCCATCGGCTCGACCGGCACGTTCGTGATGACCGTCACCATCATCCCGTTTATCCCGAACGGCTGGGCCGCGGTCGGCTTCCCGGCGATGGCGATCAACAACGCCTTCCTCCTGAAGGACGTCGTCCTGCTCGCGGCTTCGCTCTACCTGCTGAAGCGGGACGTCGTGCGCCTCGCCGCCGAGGCGGCCTGA
- a CDS encoding NAD-dependent epimerase/dehydratase family protein, with protein sequence MFRLLILGGTQFLGRHLVEAALARHHHVTLFTRGKTNPTLFPQIEHLVGDRAGDLRALTGRRWDAVIDTSGYVPRLVRHAALTLEGSVGHYTFVSSISVYSAPLPHGLDEAHPIATRLDDPSTEEIRPATYGPLKARAETAVDAILPGRTLIIRPGLIVGPHDPSDRFSYWPWRLAHGGAVLAPGRQRAPVQVIDVRDLAHWMIAMAESQATGTYNAAGPATSLTMGDLLKTGRAALGASAELHWVDDAFLVSQGIDIDRGIPAETLPLWLPAREKALAGLFTIDCHRAIAAGLRFRPLAETFRDTADWLGTRDSTRQWRAGLSLEREAALLTAWRQERLTGHSAAKRMR encoded by the coding sequence ATGTTTCGCCTGCTCATCCTTGGCGGCACGCAATTTCTCGGTCGTCATCTCGTCGAGGCCGCCCTCGCACGACACCATCACGTGACGCTGTTCACGCGCGGCAAGACCAATCCCACCCTGTTCCCGCAAATCGAGCATCTGGTCGGCGACCGGGCCGGCGACCTGCGCGCGCTTACCGGCCGGCGCTGGGACGCGGTCATCGACACGTCGGGCTACGTGCCCCGGCTGGTCCGCCATGCGGCGCTGACGCTCGAAGGCTCGGTCGGCCATTACACCTTCGTCTCGTCGATCTCGGTCTATTCGGCCCCCCTGCCCCACGGGCTCGACGAAGCGCACCCGATCGCGACCCGCCTCGACGATCCATCGACCGAGGAGATACGCCCGGCGACTTACGGGCCGCTGAAGGCACGGGCCGAAACGGCGGTCGACGCCATCCTGCCGGGACGCACGCTCATCATCCGGCCCGGGCTCATCGTCGGGCCGCACGACCCGTCCGACCGGTTCAGCTATTGGCCGTGGCGGCTGGCGCACGGCGGCGCCGTGCTGGCGCCCGGCCGGCAGCGTGCGCCGGTCCAGGTGATCGATGTGCGCGATCTCGCACATTGGATGATCGCGATGGCCGAGTCCCAGGCGACCGGGACCTACAACGCCGCGGGCCCGGCGACGTCTCTCACCATGGGCGACCTGCTCAAGACCGGCCGCGCTGCCCTCGGCGCCAGTGCCGAGCTCCATTGGGTCGACGACGCATTCCTGGTGAGCCAGGGCATCGACATCGACCGGGGCATACCGGCCGAGACATTGCCGCTCTGGCTGCCCGCGCGGGAGAAGGCGCTCGCCGGGCTGTTCACGATCGACTGCCATCGCGCGATCGCCGCCGGCCTGCGTTTCCGGCCGCTCGCCGAGACGTTCCGCGACACCGCCGACTGGCTCGGCACCCGCGATTCAACCCGGCAGTGGCGCGCCGGCCTCAGCCTGGAGCGGGAGGCGGCCCTGCTGACGGCCTGGCGCCAGGAGCGGCTCACCGGTCACTCGGCGGCGAAACGCATGCGGTAG